The Candidatus Binatus sp. genome contains a region encoding:
- the fabZ gene encoding 3-hydroxyacyl-ACP dehydratase FabZ has product MPDDAKVAELGRVLGLLPHRYPFLLVDRIIELVKGRIVTVKNVSFNEPYFAGHFPGHPVMPGVLIVEALAQSGAILALNEVGGDPARLFMLTGLDKVRFRRRVIPGDQLRMEVKILKFHRPLWRMQAVARVGDELAAQAELSAMEVEEQVR; this is encoded by the coding sequence GTGCCTGACGACGCAAAAGTCGCGGAGCTTGGGCGCGTGTTGGGACTGCTGCCCCATCGCTATCCGTTTCTGCTGGTCGATCGCATCATAGAACTCGTCAAGGGCCGCATCGTAACCGTCAAGAACGTAAGCTTCAACGAACCGTACTTCGCCGGGCATTTCCCGGGTCATCCCGTGATGCCGGGGGTGTTGATCGTCGAGGCGCTGGCGCAGTCGGGGGCGATCCTGGCGCTCAATGAAGTGGGCGGGGACCCGGCACGTCTGTTCATGCTGACAGGACTGGACAAAGTGCGCTTTCGCCGCCGCGTAATCCCGGGTGATCAGCTGCGGATGGAAGTAAAAATTCTAAAATTTCATCGTCCGCTGTGGCGGATGCAGGCGGTGGCCCGCGTCGGCGACGAACTGGCGGCCCAGGCGGAATTGTCCGCGATGGAAGTCGAGGAGCAAGTCCGATAG